The Gemmatimonadaceae bacterium genomic sequence GGGGGCATAACGAGATCTGGATGGACATGCGCCGGTATCACTACACCGACGTCGACCCGGCGAGCGGCCAGCAGGTGTACCCCGGTTTTGCCCTGCCCACGTCGTTGTACCCCGACAACGGCGGCAAGGCGGTGGAGCGCATCCGCCCGCGCTTCAACTCGGAGTACGTCTGGAACCGGGCCGCGCTCGAGACCATCGGCGGACTCGCCCCCGATTATCACACCAAGCCGATGTGGATCATCACCCCGTAATGGCCCCGACCATGACTTCCTATCGAGCGCTTGCGGCGCTGTTCGGCGCCATGCTCCTGGGCGCCTGCGACAAGAATGCGGTGCAGGACATCGCGGGACCGCCCCTCGCGACGAGTATCCGGTTTTTCAACTTTGGCGTTGGCGCGCCCGCGGTGAACTTCTATGCCAACACCACCAAGATGACCGCGATCTCGTCGGCCACCGGTGTCGAGTCCACCAACGGGGTCGCCTATGGCAGCGTGGGCTCCGGCGGCTACTACGCGACGATCGCGCCCGGGACCTACGCCATCACCGGTCGCATCGCCGCCACGACCGACAAGGACCTGGCCATCGCCACGCTCAACGCGAACCTCGCGGCGGGCAAGCAGTACTCGTTCTTCATGAGCGGGATCTACAGCGCGACCGCCAAGAGCGTGGATGGCTTCGTGGTCGAGGATCCCGTTCCGGCGACGATCGACTACAGTGTGGCGACGGTTCGTTTCGTGAACGCGATCTCGAACTCCAGCGCCATGACGTTGTACGCGCGTCATCAGACCACGGGGCAGGAGGTCGCGATCGGTGCGGCGGTGGCCTACAAGGCCGGTGGGGCGTTCGTGAACGTGCCTAACGGCCTGTACGATCTGGCGGTGCGTGTCACGGGTTCGACGAGCAATGCGATCGTTCGGACTGGCGTCTCGTTCAGTGCGGGGCGGGTGTACACGATCGGTGCGCGTGGCGACATGACGGTGACGTCGACGACCTCGGGGAACCGGCCGCAGCTGGACAACACGGCGAATCGGTAGCGACGGCGCGTGGACGGGTCTCAAACGACCTGACCTGCGGGACGCGTACACGGGGATCAGACGCCGCGATGCGTTTGTGGCGCTGCCGGCCACTCGGCACTGATTGACGGAATCTGACGGGTTCACCGATTCGGGACTGGACCCGTCAGGCGCGAAGCAGCGTCATGGCATCCCATGGTCGGGTTCCGTGAAGCGCCAATTGCTTCTTGATGGCGCAGGGGGCCGCGAACCCCGCGTGACGCAGGCGGCTGGTGCCGATCGGGGTAGGCGCAGTCGCCAACTGCTCACATCCTCACCAGGCGACCTCCCCGGAGCCACGCGCACTGCGGCCAAGTGCCGGGCGGCGCGTGTCGCGCAAATCAGACTGTCATCGGCCACAAGAGGCTCGGTGACCGAGCCCGGTTGAGTGTTCATGCGCCCCCGTTCGCTTCCGATCACTGAATCCCGCCCGACGATCGTTCCATAAAGAACAACCCGACGACCACGGTGGAGCCTGCAGTTCGCAGAGTCCTGGCCACACCATGAACGTCGGCGGATGGAATCTGCGACGACCATCGCCGATCAGCGCGTGTGTGCGTTCCATCCTAGCGGCGGCTTGACTGCATGGCACAAGTAGGTAGCGTGTCTTCCGGCCGCGAGGCGGCTGACGTATGTCAAACTCCGCTATACTCGATTCGGCGGCTGCCGCGGCCGATGTGCTCCTCGATGCGAGCCTGGGTTCCAACCTCGGTCTGGTACGAGGTGCACTCGCCGCGCACAAGTGTGCGATAGTCGACCTCCGATCTACGGAGCTCCAGCCGCGAACACCTGAAGGCGCCGGGGCTATCATTCTGGGTGAGGCCGGTAGCGCCGATCGCGGACTCTTATCGGAGCTGGGCGACTTTCGTTGCACCTTACCGCATCTGTCCGTCGTGTTGTTTCATTCCGATTCGACGGGTCGCAAAGGCGCGGCGGACCGCGCCTGGGCCGGCGTGGACTGGGAGTACCGCACTCGGGAGGGCACGGCAGGTCTCTCGGAGCTGGTGCGGCGTCGACTGTTGGCTCCGCCGCCGAAAGTGTCGCTGGCCGCGGTTGCTGCGCTGCTGGACCGACGAAAGATGCTCGCTCCTTCTCTCTGGTGCGTCCGGAACGGCTTCCTCGCCCTGGTCTGCGCGAGAGTTGCCGAGCGCTTCGGTC encodes the following:
- a CDS encoding DUF4397 domain-containing protein; protein product: MTSYRALAALFGAMLLGACDKNAVQDIAGPPLATSIRFFNFGVGAPAVNFYANTTKMTAISSATGVESTNGVAYGSVGSGGYYATIAPGTYAITGRIAATTDKDLAIATLNANLAAGKQYSFFMSGIYSATAKSVDGFVVEDPVPATIDYSVATVRFVNAISNSSAMTLYARHQTTGQEVAIGAAVAYKAGGAFVNVPNGLYDLAVRVTGSTSNAIVRTGVSFSAGRVYTIGARGDMTVTSTTSGNRPQLDNTANR